A single genomic interval of Methanobacterium alcaliphilum harbors:
- the uppS gene encoding polyprenyl diphosphate synthase: MSTLKPIYRLYEWYISRNLKEENMPKHIAIIMDGNRRYAKIQGNIKVIEGHKRGVDTLERVLDWCVDLGIEIVTAYALSTENFNRPPEEVEGLMKLFQKNFEGIARNKKIHKNEVRVKAVGQLELLPDNVRQAIKVAEDSTAKYNKRQVNIALGYDGRLEIVDAAKKIAQDVKSGKLDPEEITEDVINKNLYTEGLEDPNLIIRTSGEERLSGFLLWQSSYSELYFCDSLWPELRKVDFLRALRSYQQRERRFGI, encoded by the coding sequence ATGTCCACATTAAAACCAATTTATAGACTTTATGAATGGTATATTTCAAGAAATCTAAAAGAGGAGAATATGCCAAAACACATTGCCATTATCATGGATGGTAATCGTCGATATGCAAAGATTCAAGGTAATATTAAAGTAATAGAAGGCCATAAAAGAGGAGTAGATACCTTAGAGAGAGTTCTGGATTGGTGTGTTGATTTAGGTATTGAAATAGTGACGGCCTATGCACTATCCACTGAAAATTTCAATAGGCCTCCTGAAGAAGTAGAAGGACTAATGAAATTATTCCAGAAAAATTTTGAGGGGATTGCTCGAAATAAAAAGATACATAAAAATGAAGTACGGGTAAAAGCAGTGGGTCAACTGGAACTTTTACCAGATAATGTCCGCCAAGCTATTAAAGTAGCCGAAGATTCCACGGCAAAATATAACAAAAGACAGGTTAATATAGCTTTGGGGTATGATGGCCGTTTAGAAATAGTTGATGCAGCAAAAAAAATAGCTCAAGACGTAAAATCTGGGAAATTAGATCCTGAAGAAATAACTGAGGATGTTATTAATAAGAACCTGTACACTGAGGGTTTGGAAGACCCTAATTTAATAATTAGAACTAGTGGGGAAGAAAGATTAAGCGGATTTTTATTATGGCAGTCTTCATATTCTGAACTTTATTTCTGTGATAGTTTATGGCCTGAACTGAGAAAAGTTGACTTTTTAAGGGCATTAAGATCATATCAACAGCGAGAAAGAAGATTCGGA